Proteins found in one Deltaproteobacteria bacterium genomic segment:
- a CDS encoding thermonuclease family protein produces the protein MSDPAPLSEVSDEACTPFLTLWREGLVIKVVDGDTVDLTIDLGFEVYRRVRVRLLNAALKGINAPETNRTAERVAGLAAKARLMALLPNGKLVRLRSIKAAGSTEKFGRWLAVVLVAGDNGWRSVGDVLVSEGLAVERDYE, from the coding sequence GTGAGCGATCCCGCGCCCTTGTCCGAGGTCTCCGACGAGGCCTGCACCCCCTTCCTGACCCTGTGGCGCGAGGGGCTCGTGATCAAGGTCGTCGACGGGGACACCGTCGACCTCACGATCGACCTCGGTTTCGAGGTCTACCGCCGCGTCCGCGTGCGGCTCCTCAACGCCGCCCTCAAGGGGATCAACGCGCCCGAGACCAACCGCACGGCCGAGCGCGTGGCGGGCCTCGCGGCGAAGGCGCGGCTCATGGCGCTCTTGCCGAACGGCAAGCTCGTGCGGCTGCGCTCGATCAAGGCTGCCGGCAGCACCGAGAAGTTCGGGCGCTGGCTCGCGGTGGTGCTCGTGGCGGGCGACAACGGCTGGCGCTCCGTCGGGGACGTCCTCGTCTCCGAGGGTCTGGCGGTCGAGAGGGACTACGAGTAG
- a CDS encoding LamG domain-containing protein, whose translation MAWRTSANNQAVTTGAFATFYPQFTCCVWLHKITSGTNNVRIFRKNGITFSVQTGIPMRLFFPWTTGATFAAPAALNPLGVTSHFACSYDSGSVLNLPRMYVDGVEQAVVATTPPTGVVNVAATTGQYILNNTVGFTQGFQGYASDWRLYSRVLSPSEVETIALGRGHDDVRQGLEVQYVMENGVPGAAFTAPIDGSGNGRTGAVVAAGNTFDALPGGFSGRMRTALRAG comes from the coding sequence GTGGCCTGGCGCACGTCCGCGAACAACCAGGCTGTCACGACGGGGGCCTTCGCGACCTTCTACCCGCAGTTCACCTGCTGCGTGTGGCTGCACAAGATCACGTCCGGCACGAACAACGTCCGGATCTTCCGCAAGAACGGGATCACGTTCTCGGTGCAGACCGGGATCCCCATGCGGCTGTTCTTCCCGTGGACGACGGGCGCGACGTTCGCGGCACCGGCGGCGCTCAACCCCCTCGGCGTCACGTCGCACTTCGCGTGCAGCTACGACTCGGGCAGCGTCCTCAACCTCCCGCGGATGTACGTCGACGGCGTCGAGCAGGCCGTCGTCGCCACGACCCCGCCCACCGGGGTCGTCAACGTGGCGGCCACCACGGGGCAGTACATCCTGAACAACACGGTCGGCTTCACCCAGGGCTTCCAGGGCTACGCGAGCGACTGGCGCCTCTACTCCCGGGTGCTCTCGCCGTCCGAGGTCGAGACGATCGCCCTCGGCCGCGGGCACGACGACGTCCGCCAGGGCCTGGAGGTCCAGTACGTCATGGAGAACGGCGTCCCCGGCGCGGCGTTCACGGCGCCGATCGACGGGAGCGGCAACGGGCGCACGGGCGCCGTCGTGGCCGCCGGCAACACCTTCGACGCCCTCCCGGGCGGGTTCTCGGGCCGCATGCGAACCGCCCTGCGCGCAGGGTAA
- a CDS encoding GNAT family N-acetyltransferase: MALWNPIVAAKAPPLVITTKERKFTGGRGEVKFFATLRDGTPVGEMFVNFGNVKIKGVPAASIFWIGVEPEFRGMGIATKLYEAAQRLACERGRVLASDVTLKEGSRGFWEKQRAKGRATRHREKVAGKPMFRYALSCPATSLNPPAGVRIDVVPSRDRTPYSAFDVVATLDGKVVGELLIDRRSTAPGAELFVAVAEVDESVRRQGIGTALYLRAAEEAKKRGSQLHSGTMSDYAAKLWKSMIRSGKAREDDEGYVMNPATRTKLRVRILDRGEHGFVVRGYVGRRAVGHVAAVRSYRTFDVVSAEVEEASRKQGIGRRLYEAAHEEALRRGLPLRSQGFQRSRAATGVWRAVARDDARVEARGDDFVWNPPTSPPVQAAGTIGRLVVEGWSARSVEQGAAWLRAALEGLPVGVTYLVAPGGFLTVSASLRGVPAGWASRVGEIGRFRQIAEGVVEDLLRAAPRGQARFFSFGLDVRDPNSPEHVELVVVADLDSRRIAHLTAKTYPTADQENTLVREVDWRAHLWEPGNGDRVLVLGCHDLNVFNNRGLKAAAKGGSGAARHRTLVDGREVFVGFDPTHVLHHPHGTDVAGTWRVAWSGASQLLPHLVQGVSGIAHPRFRGRPNDDLAVVLAATQVPPCASVDLVVLGNDRAVGQQADAIPLDLDAPADPRETARLKEQAQATYERGMREWRHYERTGERLHPRARTTKPQRPSVRSARKGLKATPKNSCPATVIKEAR; this comes from the coding sequence GTGGCCCTCTGGAACCCCATCGTCGCCGCCAAGGCCCCGCCCCTCGTGATCACGACCAAGGAGCGGAAGTTCACCGGCGGCCGGGGCGAGGTCAAGTTCTTCGCCACGCTCCGCGACGGCACGCCCGTCGGCGAGATGTTCGTCAACTTCGGGAACGTGAAGATCAAGGGCGTCCCCGCGGCGTCGATCTTCTGGATCGGCGTCGAGCCCGAGTTCCGCGGCATGGGGATCGCCACGAAGCTCTACGAGGCCGCGCAGCGCCTCGCCTGCGAGCGCGGGCGGGTACTCGCCTCGGACGTGACGCTCAAGGAGGGCTCGCGCGGCTTCTGGGAGAAGCAGCGGGCGAAGGGCCGCGCCACCAGGCACCGCGAGAAGGTCGCCGGCAAGCCCATGTTCCGCTACGCGCTTTCTTGTCCGGCGACGTCGCTGAACCCGCCGGCCGGGGTCCGCATCGATGTCGTGCCGTCTCGGGATCGGACGCCCTACTCCGCGTTCGACGTGGTCGCGACCCTCGACGGCAAGGTCGTGGGCGAGCTTCTGATCGACCGGCGATCGACCGCCCCCGGCGCCGAACTGTTCGTCGCGGTGGCCGAGGTCGACGAGAGCGTTCGACGCCAGGGGATCGGCACGGCGCTCTACCTCCGCGCGGCCGAGGAGGCCAAGAAGCGCGGGTCGCAACTGCACAGCGGCACCATGAGCGACTACGCGGCCAAGCTGTGGAAGTCCATGATCCGATCCGGCAAGGCCAGGGAGGACGACGAGGGGTACGTCATGAACCCCGCCACCCGGACCAAGCTCCGGGTCAGGATCCTCGACCGCGGCGAGCACGGCTTCGTCGTGCGCGGCTACGTCGGTCGGCGCGCGGTCGGCCACGTCGCGGCCGTGCGGAGCTACCGCACGTTCGACGTGGTCTCGGCCGAGGTCGAGGAGGCTTCGCGCAAGCAGGGGATCGGGCGGCGCCTCTACGAGGCGGCGCATGAGGAGGCTCTCCGTCGCGGGCTGCCGCTCAGGTCGCAGGGCTTCCAGCGCAGCCGCGCGGCCACGGGCGTGTGGCGCGCCGTGGCGCGGGACGACGCGCGCGTCGAGGCGCGCGGGGACGACTTCGTGTGGAACCCCCCGACGAGCCCGCCGGTGCAGGCCGCGGGGACGATCGGGCGCCTCGTGGTCGAGGGCTGGTCGGCGCGCTCGGTCGAGCAGGGCGCCGCGTGGCTCCGGGCGGCCCTGGAGGGGCTCCCGGTGGGCGTCACCTACCTCGTGGCTCCCGGCGGCTTCCTGACCGTCTCCGCGTCCCTGCGCGGCGTTCCGGCGGGGTGGGCGTCCCGTGTGGGGGAGATCGGCCGCTTCCGGCAGATCGCCGAGGGGGTGGTCGAGGATCTCCTCAGGGCGGCGCCGCGCGGGCAGGCGCGCTTCTTCTCCTTCGGCCTCGACGTCCGCGACCCGAACAGCCCCGAGCACGTCGAGTTGGTCGTCGTGGCCGACCTCGACTCGCGCCGGATCGCGCACCTGACCGCGAAGACCTACCCGACGGCGGATCAGGAGAACACCCTGGTCCGCGAGGTCGACTGGCGAGCGCACCTCTGGGAGCCCGGCAACGGCGACCGCGTGCTCGTGCTCGGCTGCCATGACCTGAACGTGTTCAACAACCGCGGCTTGAAGGCCGCCGCGAAGGGCGGGTCCGGCGCCGCGCGCCATAGGACGCTCGTGGACGGGCGCGAGGTCTTCGTCGGGTTCGACCCGACTCACGTCCTCCACCACCCCCACGGGACCGACGTGGCCGGCACCTGGCGCGTCGCGTGGTCGGGCGCCTCGCAGCTTCTGCCGCACCTCGTCCAGGGCGTCTCGGGGATCGCCCACCCGCGGTTCCGCGGGAGGCCCAACGACGACCTGGCGGTCGTCCTCGCGGCCACCCAGGTGCCCCCGTGCGCGTCCGTCGACCTCGTCGTCCTCGGGAACGATCGCGCCGTCGGCCAGCAGGCCGACGCGATCCCGCTCGACCTCGACGCGCCCGCCGACCCCCGCGAGACGGCGCGGCTCAAGGAGCAGGCCCAGGCCACCTACGAGCGCGGCATGCGCGAGTGGCGTCACTACGAGCGCACGGGGGAGCGGCTGCACCCCCGTGCGCGCACGACGAAGCCCCAGCGCCCCTCGGTGCGCTCGGCCCGCAAGGGGCTCAAGGCGACGCCGAAGAACTCGTGCCCGGCGACCGTGATCAAGGAGGCCCGGTGA
- a CDS encoding ATP-binding protein — protein sequence MTRKTSATTATLLNAPTGPLTPGVYVGVSGTSGYDFLMASTVAGATRLVGERFAPDGRKVITVLVGDAARGARRQNPDLAPGEGERRRVTIGPDFFAKPLRDYRDWPQGWWREAVQNAVDAGARNIALRAVENADGTWTVSCDDDGSGMSPETLTTKFLDMAGTSKTDPTSGTTGGFGEAKRLLLFPWISWKVYTRTSLAVGTADDYRIVHDRPARTGTLVEVVMPKDTHTHAGPARAFLGKCYLPRVGITVNGERVSANLRASDLVEDFALAQVYAPKIAGTGYTMIVRVNGIYMFERYTNDIPGRQVICEITAPSVQVLTSNRDGFRHEGLARSVDNLISRLAADTRSALSRKKGHFTKVYEGDPALRYRSELKAARLIEQIGPINSGSRTITTEVIQTISTEVDAYREEAERESTAKTSGGGLPSGGTAKTILEAVAGAGQSTLEATAKNLVWRQPFIVINEVDDLATSRGAGKLKKFLPESMTPQIARLAKVWSELCRYALSRLNSFPDGGYGVGFIFSEDKGAAFLPGASVAQAPNLFGPKSGWLLLNPAKNFKHLTSGASIEVWSPTKDADLKWLFAAVVHECTHVVDNCAYKEHNEDFAAALTYNIARLADGFRHARQIVADNKLKDVEGVRQKRKRAPSAAERQAAVDLMSQGYSTEEEADLLRTSVDVAVSSYDRAAAKEKLYQTISSRVRRAAGFVPTVAEVEEIKRGWSTAGLWG from the coding sequence GTGACCCGCAAGACGTCCGCGACGACCGCGACCCTGCTCAACGCCCCGACGGGCCCCCTGACCCCCGGCGTCTACGTCGGCGTGTCCGGCACGTCCGGCTACGACTTCCTCATGGCCTCGACCGTCGCGGGAGCGACGCGCCTCGTGGGCGAGCGGTTCGCGCCCGACGGGCGGAAGGTGATCACGGTCCTCGTCGGCGACGCCGCCCGCGGCGCGCGCCGGCAGAACCCGGACCTCGCGCCGGGTGAGGGCGAGCGGCGGCGAGTCACGATCGGTCCGGACTTCTTCGCGAAGCCCCTGCGCGACTATCGAGACTGGCCGCAGGGGTGGTGGCGCGAGGCGGTTCAGAATGCCGTGGACGCCGGCGCGCGCAACATCGCGCTCCGAGCCGTCGAGAACGCCGACGGTACGTGGACCGTGTCGTGCGACGACGACGGGAGCGGCATGTCCCCCGAGACGCTCACCACCAAGTTCTTGGACATGGCCGGGACGTCGAAGACCGACCCGACGTCGGGCACGACCGGTGGGTTCGGCGAGGCCAAGCGCCTCCTCCTCTTCCCGTGGATCTCGTGGAAGGTCTACACCCGCACGTCGCTCGCCGTCGGCACCGCCGACGACTACCGGATCGTTCACGACCGCCCTGCGCGGACGGGCACGCTGGTCGAGGTCGTCATGCCCAAGGACACCCACACCCACGCCGGTCCGGCGCGCGCCTTCCTGGGCAAGTGCTACCTCCCGCGGGTGGGGATCACGGTCAACGGCGAGCGGGTCTCGGCCAATCTGAGGGCTTCGGACCTCGTGGAGGACTTCGCCCTCGCCCAGGTCTACGCCCCCAAGATCGCCGGCACCGGGTACACGATGATCGTGCGCGTCAACGGGATCTATATGTTTGAGCGGTATACCAATGACATTCCCGGGCGTCAGGTGATCTGCGAGATCACCGCGCCGTCCGTGCAGGTTCTCACGTCCAACCGCGACGGGTTCCGCCATGAGGGCCTGGCGCGCTCCGTGGACAACCTCATCTCCCGCCTTGCCGCCGACACGCGGAGCGCCTTGAGCCGCAAGAAGGGGCACTTCACGAAGGTCTATGAGGGCGATCCTGCCCTTCGCTACCGGAGCGAGTTGAAGGCGGCGCGCCTGATCGAGCAGATCGGGCCGATCAACAGCGGCTCCCGAACGATCACCACCGAGGTGATCCAGACGATCAGCACCGAGGTCGACGCCTACCGCGAGGAGGCCGAGCGCGAGTCGACCGCGAAGACCTCGGGCGGCGGCCTTCCGTCGGGCGGCACCGCGAAGACGATCCTTGAGGCCGTCGCGGGGGCTGGGCAGTCGACGTTGGAGGCGACCGCCAAGAACCTCGTCTGGCGCCAGCCCTTCATCGTGATCAACGAGGTCGACGACCTCGCGACCTCTCGCGGGGCCGGCAAGCTCAAGAAGTTCTTGCCTGAGTCCATGACGCCGCAGATCGCGCGCCTTGCGAAGGTCTGGAGCGAGTTGTGCCGCTACGCCCTCTCGCGCCTCAACAGCTTCCCCGACGGCGGCTACGGCGTCGGCTTCATCTTCAGCGAGGACAAGGGGGCGGCCTTCCTGCCCGGCGCGAGCGTCGCGCAGGCCCCGAATCTCTTCGGTCCGAAGTCCGGGTGGCTGCTGCTCAACCCGGCCAAGAACTTCAAGCACCTGACGAGCGGCGCGTCGATCGAGGTCTGGTCGCCCACCAAGGACGCCGACCTGAAGTGGCTCTTCGCGGCCGTGGTGCATGAATGCACGCACGTCGTCGACAACTGCGCCTACAAGGAGCACAACGAGGACTTCGCGGCGGCGCTGACCTACAACATCGCTCGGCTGGCCGACGGCTTCCGTCACGCCCGGCAGATCGTGGCCGACAACAAGCTCAAGGACGTCGAGGGCGTGCGCCAGAAGCGCAAGCGGGCGCCGTCGGCCGCGGAGCGCCAGGCGGCCGTCGACCTCATGAGCCAGGGCTACTCGACCGAGGAGGAGGCCGACCTCCTCCGCACGTCGGTCGACGTCGCGGTCAGCAGCTACGACCGCGCCGCCGCGAAGGAGAAGCTCTACCAGACGATCTCGTCCCGCGTCCGGCGCGCGGCGGGCTTCGTGCCCACGGTGGCCGAGGTCGAGGAGATCAAGCGGGGCTGGTCGACCGCTGGGCTCTGGGGCTAG